A stretch of the Sulfolobus acidocaldarius SUSAZ genome encodes the following:
- a CDS encoding alcohol dehydrogenase, translating into MYKVEYPSTQVIYGKDALDWLANLKSSKVGIVTTRSLLQGKTLSLVTRLVNADVIEGPRQHVPEDDVIVLKEKVGNYEIIIGLGGGSIIDGLKLVLEEKTKYIVIPTTLSGAEHTRSGGYTTQGLKRSKLGKEPDIVILDPRATLETPKWLLVSSAVRSIDHAVEALYSRDSTPFVDSLAKEGFHKIVNCLRDIDSLDSRLECQIGVWLSSLTMRYARMGMSHMFGYVFGPRFNIPHGYTSCISLPTAIKFNYEASKEKLKSIEKDKPLYEFLDNFLMEIGVRRKLSEYTSLEEALKYAEIFSQLSNNSGNPTKLSVDDAKKFIQEVY; encoded by the coding sequence ACCACCAGAAGTCTATTGCAGGGTAAGACTCTTTCATTGGTGACTAGGTTAGTTAATGCAGATGTAATAGAGGGTCCACGGCAGCACGTTCCAGAAGATGACGTTATTGTATTAAAGGAAAAGGTAGGGAACTACGAGATTATCATAGGATTAGGGGGAGGAAGTATAATTGATGGTCTAAAGTTGGTTTTAGAGGAGAAAACTAAGTACATAGTAATTCCTACAACCTTATCTGGAGCTGAACACACTAGGAGTGGAGGCTATACAACACAAGGCTTGAAGAGGAGTAAGCTAGGAAAAGAGCCCGATATCGTAATACTCGACCCCAGGGCTACCCTTGAAACACCTAAATGGTTACTCGTGTCATCTGCAGTGAGGTCAATTGATCACGCAGTTGAAGCCCTTTATTCGAGGGATTCTACACCTTTTGTGGATTCATTAGCCAAGGAAGGCTTTCATAAAATTGTAAATTGCCTTAGGGATATTGATTCTCTAGACAGTAGGTTAGAGTGCCAAATAGGAGTTTGGCTGTCATCTCTCACCATGAGGTATGCGAGAATGGGCATGAGCCATATGTTTGGCTATGTTTTCGGACCCAGGTTTAACATTCCTCATGGTTACACTTCATGTATATCCCTTCCAACAGCTATCAAATTTAATTATGAGGCATCTAAGGAGAAACTGAAATCAATTGAAAAGGACAAACCTCTGTACGAATTTCTAGATAACTTCCTTATGGAAATTGGTGTCAGGAGAAAATTGTCTGAGTACACTAGTCTAGAGGAAGCTCTTAAATATGCTGAAATATTTTCACAATTATCAAATAATAGTGGAAATCCTACTAAACTGTCCGTAGATGATGCAAAGAAGTTCATTCAGGAGGTTTACTAA
- a CDS encoding AsnC family transcriptional regulator, translated as MSVSSIKLDDIDETILNILRYNAKKSLKELSDELGIPISTVRYRIKRLEDSQIIRGYVAVVDRLNLGLSVSLVMEVETVPYSIKKVAQELGQIPEVARIYGLDSGPKLHIHMIFKDESSAHQFITNRLYNIKGIKSVSISRIIERYKIDPSILL; from the coding sequence ATGAGTGTTAGTTCAATCAAGCTAGATGATATTGATGAAACAATTCTCAACATACTTAGGTATAACGCTAAAAAAAGTTTAAAGGAATTATCAGATGAGTTGGGAATCCCCATTAGCACAGTGAGATATAGGATTAAGAGGCTTGAAGACTCACAAATAATAAGAGGATATGTTGCAGTTGTTGATAGGCTTAATTTAGGTTTAAGTGTGTCATTAGTTATGGAAGTTGAGACTGTGCCGTACTCCATAAAGAAGGTCGCCCAAGAGTTAGGTCAAATTCCTGAAGTTGCCCGAATTTATGGACTCGATAGTGGTCCAAAATTACACATTCATATGATCTTTAAGGATGAGTCTAGTGCGCATCAATTTATCACGAACAGACTTTACAATATTAAGGGGATTAAGAGTGTCTCGATCTCTAGAATAATTGAGAGATATAAGATAGATCCATCTATATTACTGTAA
- a CDS encoding pyruvate synthase, with protein MVEKEREERAYKTIIKTIKDAPLEEFYTSGHRTCQGCESALLMRFLAKSAGPRTIVIGATGCMYVANTTYYTTSWVVPWVHTQLGGSGAAALGTAAALKALMRKGKIKQEPINVIAFCGDLGCADMGLSGVSNAMTYDYNLLIILYDNESSANTDIQETSMTPYGAQTTFSRPGKVRRIMKRRWKKSVVPMIIAGHRTIKYAATMNPAYPLDGLNKIRKALEIGGPTFIHSLDPCPKGWDYDPQFSHELGVLAVETGIWPLYEYIEGKIVYDEPTKSIVEGRTKRKPVREFLEKQGRFSHFTEEDVEYFQRMVDEMYEDWEIPGVMPIKSLNVKIDDN; from the coding sequence ATGGTGGAGAAGGAAAGAGAGGAAAGAGCGTATAAAACAATTATTAAGACAATAAAAGACGCTCCCTTAGAGGAGTTTTATACATCAGGTCATAGAACCTGTCAAGGGTGCGAGTCAGCACTACTGATGAGATTCCTAGCTAAATCTGCCGGACCAAGAACAATAGTGATAGGAGCCACAGGTTGTATGTATGTAGCCAATACGACGTACTATACAACGTCATGGGTTGTACCATGGGTGCATACACAATTAGGAGGTTCAGGGGCAGCGGCATTAGGTACTGCAGCAGCGCTTAAAGCGCTAATGAGGAAAGGTAAAATTAAACAAGAACCTATAAACGTTATCGCCTTTTGCGGTGATTTAGGCTGTGCAGATATGGGACTGTCAGGTGTATCGAATGCTATGACTTATGACTACAATTTACTTATAATACTCTATGACAATGAGTCCTCAGCTAACACGGATATTCAGGAGACTAGTATGACACCTTACGGTGCTCAGACAACCTTCAGTAGACCCGGAAAGGTAAGAAGAATAATGAAGAGGAGATGGAAAAAGAGTGTTGTCCCTATGATTATAGCAGGACACAGAACAATTAAATATGCTGCTACAATGAATCCTGCCTACCCACTGGACGGTCTTAATAAAATTAGAAAAGCATTAGAGATAGGTGGACCGACATTTATACACTCCCTGGACCCATGTCCTAAAGGATGGGACTATGATCCTCAATTCTCCCATGAACTTGGAGTACTAGCAGTGGAGACAGGAATATGGCCCTTGTATGAGTACATTGAAGGTAAGATAGTATATGATGAGCCAACAAAGAGCATTGTGGAAGGACGAACTAAAAGAAAGCCCGTGAGGGAGTTCTTGGAGAAGCAAGGAAGATTCTCCCACTTCACCGAAGAAGACGTGGAATATTTCCAGAGAATGGTCGATGAGATGTATGAGGATTGGGAAATACCAGGAGTTATGCCGATAAAATCACTTAACGTGAAAATTGACGATAACTAA
- a CDS encoding pyruvate ferredoxin oxidoreductase yields the protein MTETRKLIEKEVLMNGTQAVAHAAMYADVDVVTAYPIRPYTEVMDTISKLIADGELDAEFVIAEGEHGQFEAVKHASLVGARTLVGSSGTGWMYGMEAIVVTATDRAPVVAIIGNRALDDPGAYGVEHNDALMVRDVGWLLVWVDTAQEAFDTTLIAYRVGEDPRVLLPVGVSMDGGFLTHAEQIVRLPPKELAKEFLPPYNRGKYMVHPDNPISVAPQVNEDWVMELRRQHDEAMERARNVIVEAYDNFKKVFGRYPGTTKEIELPENPFVEPFMTDDAEVILVGMGTVSKPMKVAIKKMRQEGYKAGMLRLRWFRPFPTQDVMKYLGNTRVVCVVDRDYSIGSPNRGGAVYQEIRSALYDLDQRPKVLGFIGGLGGREVTIQDVEKIIKIGYEHRDTPITKPVYWAGVRGDPW from the coding sequence ATGACTGAGACTAGAAAATTAATTGAAAAAGAAGTATTAATGAATGGAACACAAGCTGTAGCTCATGCCGCAATGTATGCTGATGTGGATGTTGTTACAGCATATCCTATTAGACCATACACTGAGGTAATGGATACTATTTCTAAGTTAATAGCAGACGGTGAATTGGATGCTGAGTTCGTTATTGCCGAGGGGGAGCATGGACAGTTTGAAGCTGTCAAACATGCCTCCTTAGTTGGTGCAAGAACTCTAGTGGGCAGTAGTGGTACAGGCTGGATGTATGGAATGGAGGCGATAGTTGTTACTGCAACAGATAGAGCACCTGTGGTTGCGATAATTGGAAATAGAGCATTAGACGATCCTGGAGCCTATGGTGTAGAACATAATGACGCATTGATGGTCAGAGATGTTGGTTGGTTACTGGTCTGGGTTGATACTGCACAGGAGGCATTTGACACTACCCTTATTGCTTACAGGGTTGGTGAGGATCCTAGAGTACTATTACCCGTAGGTGTGTCAATGGATGGAGGTTTTCTAACCCATGCAGAGCAAATAGTGAGATTACCACCTAAAGAATTGGCAAAAGAGTTTCTTCCCCCTTATAATAGGGGCAAATACATGGTTCATCCTGATAACCCGATATCTGTAGCTCCACAGGTAAATGAAGACTGGGTAATGGAGTTGAGAAGACAGCATGATGAAGCAATGGAAAGGGCAAGGAATGTGATTGTAGAGGCTTATGATAATTTTAAGAAGGTATTTGGAAGATATCCAGGAACTACTAAGGAGATTGAGTTACCTGAAAATCCTTTTGTGGAACCATTCATGACGGATGATGCTGAAGTTATCTTAGTAGGGATGGGAACTGTGTCTAAACCAATGAAGGTGGCAATAAAGAAGATGAGGCAAGAGGGGTATAAGGCTGGAATGCTAAGATTAAGGTGGTTCAGACCATTTCCCACGCAGGACGTAATGAAATACCTAGGCAATACAAGAGTAGTATGCGTAGTTGACAGGGATTACTCAATTGGATCACCAAATAGGGGAGGGGCTGTGTATCAGGAAATAAGATCAGCATTATATGACTTAGATCAGAGACCAAAGGTTTTAGGATTCATAGGAGGTTTAGGTGGAAGGGAAGTAACAATACAAGATGTAGAGAAAATAATCAAGATCGGTTATGAGCATAGGGATACCCCCATAACTAAGCCCGTATATTGGGCAGGAGTTAGAGGTGATCCCTGGTAA
- a CDS encoding (4Fe-4S)-binding protein has product MRVQSGEPVYVEITYRGIFQKRLAKYIAEGIVYTAREMGKPALSFGRYGDSPERNGVPAKYYVGIGNGISEEDLIGYSTRVEPDLVDSIIVVDDTLLKGVESWAWQGVQPINLKLKENGTMIVTSNRRLDELAKMVPKKNFDWTLGVVKGDTSFSGLWVFKDDLTMEKIWGALARLRPDIIDLEHLVKFVSEKKTNPEKRISAIKEAYSSVDYRRIMRGEGIDFPYNPPRLLTWQEMLDGAVVPAVPRGGRNEQFKRGTTKSERPTVNFDTCIKCKLCWIYCPDECFDETPDGYYDIAYDYCVGCGICAEVCPVKDCIVMVDEKMFTDYRRPYGMWKENKVKYKDWLNQVRQARKERVYVPGLGR; this is encoded by the coding sequence ATGAGAGTGCAATCAGGAGAGCCGGTATATGTAGAGATCACGTATAGGGGCATATTTCAGAAAAGACTAGCCAAGTACATAGCTGAGGGCATTGTCTACACAGCCAGAGAGATGGGAAAACCAGCCCTTTCATTTGGAAGGTATGGAGACTCCCCTGAGAGAAATGGAGTGCCAGCTAAATATTATGTTGGAATAGGAAATGGAATAAGCGAAGAAGACCTAATAGGATACTCAACTAGAGTTGAACCAGATCTTGTTGACAGTATCATTGTAGTTGATGACACTTTACTAAAGGGTGTGGAATCGTGGGCATGGCAAGGAGTTCAACCAATAAACCTGAAACTTAAGGAGAATGGTACAATGATAGTGACTTCTAACAGAAGATTGGATGAATTGGCAAAGATGGTTCCCAAGAAGAATTTTGACTGGACTTTAGGTGTAGTGAAGGGTGATACGTCATTTTCTGGTCTATGGGTATTCAAGGACGACTTAACTATGGAGAAAATATGGGGGGCATTGGCGAGATTAAGACCAGATATAATCGACCTTGAACACCTTGTGAAATTTGTGAGCGAAAAGAAGACTAATCCTGAAAAGAGAATTTCTGCAATAAAAGAGGCATATTCTTCAGTCGATTACAGAAGGATCATGAGGGGAGAGGGGATAGACTTCCCTTACAATCCACCTAGACTATTAACTTGGCAAGAAATGCTAGATGGCGCAGTAGTACCCGCAGTCCCTAGAGGTGGAAGAAATGAGCAATTTAAGAGGGGGACAACAAAATCAGAGAGACCTACCGTAAACTTCGACACATGTATTAAATGCAAATTGTGCTGGATTTACTGTCCTGACGAGTGTTTTGATGAAACACCTGATGGTTATTATGACATTGCTTATGATTACTGTGTAGGCTGTGGAATTTGCGCGGAAGTTTGTCCTGTAAAGGATTGTATAGTCATGGTTGATGAGAAGATGTTTACAGATTATAGGAGACCGTATGGAATGTGGAAGGAAAATAAGGTGAAGTATAAGGATTGGCTAAATCAGGTCAGACAAGCAAGAAAAGAAAGGGTGTACGTTCCGGGGTTGGGAAGATGA
- a CDS encoding RNA helicase, with protein MFENLSIEMRNALSDANYEKPTRVQQEVIPRLLVGKSVIVQAKTGSGKTASYLIPILESGKTALILSPTRELASQILDELRKLGKYKQVDFSLVIGGVKYEGQKQARIVIGTPGRLLDLWSKEEIDFSKFEVVIIDEADRMLDMGFIDDIRMILNNSKPEIVGLFSATIPEKIAELATEFSPDAEKIVLDEYKPVEEVQHEFIRARNDWTDKVAKLLDEIDGKDKIIVFTRTRERAKRLHYLLENKGIRNGLLSGDMPQSVRMKNFYGFKNGRYNILVATDLASRGIDVIDVNIIINFDAPRDIETYIHRVGRTGRMGRKGIAITFYTFDESNIIKRIKDLISAKIVE; from the coding sequence ATGTTCGAAAATCTAAGTATTGAAATGAGGAATGCATTGAGTGACGCTAATTATGAAAAACCTACAAGGGTTCAACAGGAAGTAATTCCTAGGCTTCTTGTGGGAAAAAGCGTAATAGTCCAAGCAAAGACAGGATCTGGTAAAACAGCCTCCTACTTAATCCCTATCCTAGAGAGCGGGAAGACAGCCTTGATTCTCTCTCCTACCAGAGAGCTGGCATCACAGATACTTGATGAGCTCAGGAAGTTAGGTAAATACAAACAGGTTGATTTTAGTCTAGTTATAGGAGGAGTGAAGTATGAAGGACAGAAACAGGCTAGGATAGTTATAGGTACTCCCGGTAGATTATTGGATTTGTGGAGCAAGGAAGAAATTGACTTTTCGAAATTTGAGGTAGTCATAATTGATGAGGCTGATCGGATGCTTGATATGGGATTTATTGACGATATAAGAATGATATTAAATAACTCAAAGCCTGAAATAGTAGGTCTATTTTCAGCAACTATACCAGAGAAGATCGCCGAACTAGCCACAGAGTTCTCACCTGATGCAGAGAAAATAGTACTAGATGAGTACAAACCTGTAGAGGAAGTACAGCATGAATTCATAAGAGCTAGAAATGACTGGACTGATAAGGTGGCTAAACTACTGGATGAGATAGATGGAAAAGATAAGATAATAGTCTTCACTAGAACTAGGGAGAGAGCCAAGAGATTACATTACCTTCTGGAGAACAAGGGGATAAGAAACGGCTTGCTGAGTGGAGATATGCCACAGTCAGTGAGGATGAAGAACTTTTATGGCTTTAAGAACGGTAGATACAACATACTAGTGGCAACTGATCTGGCTTCAAGGGGAATTGACGTAATAGATGTAAATATAATAATTAATTTTGACGCTCCTAGAGACATTGAGACATATATACATAGGGTTGGGAGAACTGGGAGGATGGGCAGAAAAGGTATTGCGATAACGTTTTACACATTTGATGAGAGTAACATTATAAAACGAATTAAGGACTTAATCAGCGCTAAAATAGTCGAGTAA
- a CDS encoding membrane protein has translation MTSSPSDHLANERTFLAWIRTGIALIGFGFVIARFALFLEVLRGGKTTGSSVIYGEIMIVLGGIMIAYGTYNYLRNEKDLKNNTFTPRTTENTIFATFVLLIAIVLALIIIA, from the coding sequence ATGACCTCTTCACCATCAGACCATTTAGCTAACGAGAGGACCTTTCTTGCATGGATAAGAACAGGAATCGCATTAATAGGTTTCGGTTTTGTGATAGCGAGATTCGCATTATTCCTTGAAGTATTAAGGGGAGGTAAGACTACAGGATCGTCAGTAATTTATGGTGAGATCATGATAGTTTTGGGAGGAATAATGATAGCCTATGGTACTTATAACTACTTGAGAAATGAAAAGGATTTGAAAAACAACACTTTTACACCGAGGACAACTGAGAATACTATTTTTGCAACATTTGTGCTTCTCATAGCAATAGTACTTGCGTTAATAATAATAGCCTAA
- a CDS encoding transporter, protein MQRDTITFFKWIIPLSLAWGIAYPLTKLVTFSVSPILVSVARVIIGTIFFYFLGRGFSIGIKQFVNALFNVIILLASVNVGIYLSPSPGLVATMIYTQPIFVLVIELILGSKISLRGMSGVIIGVLGVLISATLSFNIGLLSGIMGSLSWAIGTVYYYRNLSKDNVIKLNAFMSLISIPFLSSLTPLDYYFNFSVTSVVLLLILALIAQVAGFYFWFNAVRDLGSVSASTGSLLVPVIAYLTSILILKVIPNVPEIIGLILILIGVYLSLNSRNGK, encoded by the coding sequence ATGCAGAGAGATACTATAACTTTTTTCAAGTGGATTATACCATTATCCTTAGCCTGGGGAATTGCATATCCTCTCACAAAGCTAGTGACATTTTCTGTTTCGCCAATACTGGTCAGTGTGGCAAGAGTAATAATAGGTACCATATTTTTTTACTTTCTAGGAAGAGGTTTCTCTATAGGAATTAAGCAATTCGTAAATGCCCTATTCAACGTAATCATTTTACTTGCCTCAGTTAATGTAGGAATATATTTATCCCCGAGTCCAGGTCTAGTAGCTACTATGATCTACACACAGCCCATTTTTGTGTTAGTTATAGAACTAATTCTGGGCAGTAAAATTAGCTTAAGGGGAATGTCAGGTGTGATAATAGGAGTGCTGGGGGTACTCATTTCAGCAACACTGTCCTTTAACATTGGTTTATTATCTGGAATAATGGGCTCTTTATCGTGGGCTATAGGAACTGTCTATTACTACAGGAACTTGTCGAAAGATAACGTAATCAAACTTAATGCCTTCATGTCATTGATCTCGATACCATTTTTGTCATCCTTAACTCCATTAGATTACTACTTTAATTTTAGTGTAACCAGTGTTGTACTTCTACTTATCCTGGCATTAATAGCGCAGGTAGCTGGATTTTACTTCTGGTTTAATGCAGTAAGGGACCTTGGGAGTGTAAGCGCCAGTACGGGTTCTCTATTGGTTCCCGTTATTGCATACTTGACGAGTATCTTAATCTTGAAAGTTATTCCCAACGTACCTGAGATAATAGGCTTAATTCTCATACTTATAGGAGTATACTTATCGTTAAATAGTAGGAATGGAAAGTAG
- a CDS encoding sugar isomerase: MYIEFIERELSSEYLVYSDLKLDRAYVTGAGDSYAVALTVEGKTKGRFRAIDPYEALAYDSLEYPLVIISVSGKPKSNIRLAEKFKGKTKIYVITANEKSILAKLADYVITIPYYSKQVLPGTLSFLMSLSAVYSLAGEEVVRNEINETIDLSDNPFFVGYRENYGIAYYGMLKFSEIFGYSANAERLEQFLHSPIFSTRGREIVLLGSNDSREDILVNLVNYTKIVKTPCSDAFCNTKVLLRSIVQKMKRENWDRVYFLETKNILDISSKMIY, encoded by the coding sequence ATGTACATAGAGTTCATTGAGAGGGAATTATCCAGTGAATATCTAGTTTACAGTGACCTAAAGCTCGACAGAGCTTATGTTACTGGTGCAGGGGATTCTTATGCAGTTGCTCTAACAGTTGAGGGTAAGACAAAGGGAAGATTCAGGGCAATAGATCCTTATGAGGCTTTAGCATATGACAGCTTGGAATACCCTTTAGTGATTATATCCGTCTCAGGAAAACCTAAAAGTAATATTAGATTAGCAGAGAAGTTTAAGGGAAAGACTAAGATATATGTAATCACGGCTAATGAAAAGTCTATTCTAGCTAAACTAGCAGACTATGTTATTACTATTCCATATTATTCGAAACAGGTGCTGCCAGGAACTCTTTCTTTTCTCATGAGTCTAAGTGCGGTATACTCATTAGCAGGAGAAGAAGTTGTCAGGAACGAGATAAATGAGACTATAGACCTCTCAGATAATCCGTTCTTTGTAGGTTATAGGGAAAATTATGGTATAGCGTATTATGGAATGTTAAAGTTTTCAGAGATTTTTGGCTATTCAGCTAATGCCGAGAGACTGGAGCAGTTCCTTCACTCACCTATTTTTTCAACCAGAGGAAGAGAAATAGTTCTGTTGGGTAGTAATGATAGCAGAGAGGATATTTTAGTAAACCTAGTGAATTACACTAAAATAGTGAAAACTCCTTGTTCTGATGCCTTTTGTAACACTAAAGTTCTATTAAGATCAATAGTACAGAAGATGAAGCGAGAAAATTGGGACAGGGTATATTTCTTAGAAACTAAAAATATATTAGATATCAGCTCGAAAATGATATATTGA
- a CDS encoding UV damage endonuclease — protein MRIGYVSTNYSLGCKADKTIKLASLSEERVLKVSSSNLLCLKNILEWNLKHEILFFRISSNTIPLASHPKFHVNWKDKLSHILGDMGDFIKENSIRISMHPGQYVVLNSVREEVVRSSIMELKYHADLLDSMGIGGKIQIHVGSSMNGKEESLNRFIENFHKLPSNISKRLVIENDDKVFSLKDCLWISERIGIPVIFDNLHHSILNNGESLNDALSLVRRTWKDRPMIDYSEQEPGEKPGVHASTINEENFRRFVNEVDEVDIMLEVKDKEISALKAVKVLKELNKLG, from the coding sequence TTGAGAATAGGTTACGTATCCACAAATTACTCTTTAGGTTGTAAAGCTGATAAAACAATAAAACTCGCTTCTTTGTCTGAAGAGAGAGTGCTTAAAGTCTCTTCCTCAAATTTACTTTGCCTTAAAAATATATTGGAATGGAATCTGAAACATGAAATACTTTTCTTCAGGATAAGCTCCAATACTATACCATTGGCTTCACACCCCAAATTCCATGTGAATTGGAAGGATAAGCTTTCTCACATCCTGGGAGATATGGGGGACTTCATAAAGGAAAACTCAATAAGAATCTCCATGCATCCAGGTCAATATGTGGTTTTAAATTCTGTCAGGGAAGAAGTGGTGAGGTCAAGTATTATGGAATTAAAGTATCATGCTGACTTGTTAGACTCCATGGGTATTGGAGGCAAAATTCAAATACATGTAGGAAGTTCTATGAATGGTAAAGAGGAAAGTCTTAACAGATTCATAGAGAATTTTCATAAGTTACCTTCAAACATAAGTAAAAGACTAGTAATTGAAAATGACGACAAGGTGTTTAGCTTAAAGGATTGTCTATGGATAAGTGAAAGGATAGGTATTCCTGTCATTTTTGACAATCTTCATCACTCTATTCTTAACAACGGAGAAAGTCTGAATGACGCACTAAGTCTAGTGAGGAGGACTTGGAAGGATAGACCTATGATAGATTATAGTGAACAGGAGCCAGGAGAAAAACCTGGAGTCCATGCCTCCACAATCAATGAGGAGAATTTCAGAAGATTCGTGAACGAGGTGGATGAAGTTGATATAATGCTTGAGGTAAAGGATAAGGAGATTAGTGCACTAAAGGCTGTAAAAGTGTTAAAGGAGTTAAACAAATTAGGCTAG
- a CDS encoding lactate permease: MYTQPLNPTGNVALTVFASLTPIVVLLVLLAGLRLTAWIATLIGSIVTILVGILVWGAPADQVVKAWLIGALVGSWNISWIVFWGLTIYNTLVLTGKFDVFKDWLVRNATRDARIQAVILAWSFGALLEGLVGFGYPWAFVAPLLIALGFEDLKALQVSALANNAPVSYGALGTPIIILASTTGLPLLFVSSSVAKIVAFLGLLPPWILLYLVDKWRGIRDAWPIAILASLSYILGQYPIASFIGPYLPDITGSLVSFAVLLLFVRVWKPKRLVVLSQTNGGESDKGKKYQTRDIILAWSAFIALIIVVTLWTGPWSPLTKVSSFTLAQPAFSSLLHKTVSVSFAFNPFVAGTSILASWLIICGILRTPGKIMAQALKKSLLQYWGGILTGVFVVGLAYVFNFSGMAYSLAWRAGDLGFLFVIVSPLFGWIGCALSGSNTSSNALFGAFQAATANIAGVPVGITISLNSVGAELGKPVAPQTASAGVSTTKYVRNEGTVIRANLPWAFGILFYLILVGVLFAIFAPALFKP, encoded by the coding sequence ATGTATACACAACCGTTAAATCCAACAGGTAATGTAGCTCTAACGGTTTTTGCGTCTTTAACACCAATAGTAGTCCTACTGGTTTTACTAGCTGGTTTAAGGTTAACGGCATGGATTGCAACATTAATAGGCTCTATAGTAACCATTCTCGTTGGTATTCTCGTTTGGGGTGCTCCTGCAGACCAGGTTGTTAAAGCTTGGCTAATCGGTGCCCTAGTTGGTTCATGGAACATATCATGGATTGTGTTTTGGGGGTTAACAATATATAACACTCTTGTCCTCACAGGCAAGTTTGATGTTTTTAAGGATTGGTTAGTGAGAAATGCTACAAGAGACGCGAGAATTCAGGCTGTTATTTTGGCATGGTCATTTGGAGCATTACTGGAGGGTTTAGTAGGTTTCGGATACCCCTGGGCTTTTGTAGCTCCATTACTTATAGCGTTGGGATTTGAAGATCTAAAAGCCTTACAAGTCTCTGCACTAGCAAATAATGCACCTGTATCTTATGGAGCCCTAGGTACTCCAATAATTATTTTGGCTTCCACTACAGGACTTCCGTTATTATTTGTATCTTCATCTGTTGCTAAAATTGTAGCATTTTTAGGATTGTTACCTCCATGGATACTACTGTACTTAGTGGATAAATGGAGAGGGATTAGGGACGCATGGCCTATAGCAATACTAGCTTCTTTATCTTATATACTAGGTCAATACCCAATAGCCAGTTTTATTGGACCTTATTTACCAGATATAACGGGCTCCTTAGTATCTTTTGCAGTGTTACTGTTATTCGTAAGGGTATGGAAACCAAAGAGGCTAGTTGTCCTATCACAGACTAATGGTGGAGAATCAGATAAGGGTAAAAAGTATCAAACGAGGGATATTATTCTAGCTTGGTCAGCCTTCATAGCGTTAATAATAGTAGTCACTCTCTGGACTGGACCCTGGTCTCCATTAACTAAAGTTTCCTCTTTCACTTTAGCCCAGCCTGCCTTCTCTTCACTGTTACACAAGACTGTGAGCGTAAGTTTTGCGTTTAATCCGTTCGTTGCAGGCACTTCAATTCTAGCATCATGGCTTATAATATGTGGAATATTACGAACCCCAGGTAAAATAATGGCTCAAGCCCTCAAGAAATCATTGTTACAGTATTGGGGTGGGATATTAACAGGAGTGTTTGTTGTAGGTTTAGCATATGTGTTCAACTTCAGCGGTATGGCGTACTCGTTAGCCTGGAGGGCAGGAGATTTAGGCTTTCTGTTTGTAATAGTATCACCACTATTCGGTTGGATAGGCTGTGCACTATCAGGTAGCAATACCTCCTCGAATGCATTATTTGGCGCATTTCAAGCAGCTACAGCAAATATAGCAGGAGTACCAGTAGGAATAACAATATCTTTAAACTCTGTTGGCGCCGAATTAGGTAAACCTGTTGCACCACAGACTGCAAGTGCAGGTGTGTCTACCACAAAGTATGTGAGAAATGAGGGAACGGTAATAAGGGCTAACCTACCGTGGGCGTTTGGCATACTGTTCTATCTGATATTAGTAGGAGTCTTGTTTGCTATCTTTGCGCCAGCCCTATTTAAGCCATAG